A genomic window from Lotus japonicus ecotype B-129 chromosome 1, LjGifu_v1.2 includes:
- the LOC130722539 gene encoding F-box protein At5g07610-like — MEESGSTSAEEVARSRDTLSAILFRLPPKPLIQLKLVSKGWLILISDYRFRRSHYLRHNPAALLLSNKYGPLPRSHILSFTTTTATIRDLDLDFLTNHIFRAKRVDTVVCSCNGVLLCRSATSHFICNPTTRTFTTLTLPKQRSKNNQECAFYLAFDPSTSPHYEIVLLRIWGGVKPPFRCVFSVYSSKTRSWRDSASGVSFNAQFRLNDANGVYSNRAIHWFNKAAELSGDCTGGMYFDIDARCLKELPMPLFDDSESESVNRNVKYFGESGGCLQLIIGIKETLKFDVFELKEDYSAWSLIHSVNLNPTRVKFPELSHWDMPNSVVPFYIARPSEEKNSVLVLIVGGGAAVLLYDPVDRTSRKLCDLKPGTINVDLATGNVLGEVFQYFEYSSC, encoded by the coding sequence ATGGAAGAATCAGGTTCCACCTCCGCCGAAGAGGTCGCCAGAAGCCGAGACACCCTATCGGCAATCCTTTTCCGGCTGCCGCCGAAACCCCTTATCCAATTAAAACTCGTCTCAAAGGGGTGGCTGATCCTCATCTCCGACTACCGATTCCGCCGCAGCCACTACCTCCGCCACAACCCCGCCGCCCTTCTCCTCTCCAACAAATACGGCCCCTTACCCCGCTCCCACATCCTCTCCTTCACCACCACAACCGCCACAATCCGCGACCTCGACCTCGACTTCCTCACCAACCACATTTTCCGCGCCAAACGCGTCGACACCGTCGTTTGCTCCTGCAACGGCGTCCTCCTCTGCCGTTCCGCCACCTCCCACTTCATCTGTAACCCAACAACCAGAACATTCACCACCCTCACTCTGCCTAAACAGCGCTCCAAGAACAACCAAGAGTGCGCGTTTTACCTCGCCTTCGACCCTTCCACCTCGCCACACTATGAAATCGTTCTGCTTCGGATATGGGGTGGCGTGAAACCACCGTTTCGCTGTGTCTTCAGTGTTTACTCCTCCAAAACACGTTCATGGAGAGACTCTGCTTCTGGGGTTAGTTTCAATGCCCAGTTTAGATTGAATGATGCTAATGGGGTTTACTCCAACCGTGCCATTCATTGGTTCAACAAAGCTGCTGAACTCTCTGGTGATTGCACTGGTGGTATGTATTTTGACATTGATGCTCGGTGCCTGAAAGAACTCCCAATGCCTCTGTTTGATGATTCGGAATCCGAATCGGTTAATCGAAATGTGAAGTATTTTGGAGAATCTGGTGGGTGTTTGCAGTTGATAATTGGCATTAAGGAAACTCTCAAGTTTGATGTTTTTGAACTGAAGGAAGATTACTCTGCATGGTCATTGATACACAGTGTTAATCTCAACCCAACACGAGTTAAATTTCCAGAGTTATCACATTGGGACATGCCTAATTCAGTGGTGCCATTTTACATTGCTCGCCCTTCAGAAGAAAAGAACTCAGTGTTGGTGTTGATTGTTGGTGGAGGAGCAGCAGTATTACTGTATGATCCTGTGGATAGAACTTCAAGAAAGTTGTGTGATTTGAAACCAGGGACTATAAATGTTGATCTTGCTACTGGTAATGTGTTGGGTGAGGTTTTTCAGTACTTTGAGTACAGCTCTTGTTGA